The region TCCCGCACTTCCAGCTGGTGCTGCAACTCGTGCAGGCGCTGCAACAGCGCATCGCTCGAGCCATGCTCCAGTTGCGCCAGCGCGTGATGATAGCCGCTCAATACGGCGGCAAGATCGCCCAGGCCCTCAGCGACGGTATCAAATACCGTACGCCCTTCCGCCAGCACCATCTCCTGTGCCAGCCTGCCAATACGCAAGCCCGGTTGCCTCCACACCACACCGTCATCGGGCTGAATCGTGCCCGCGATGACCTGCATCAGCGTCGATTTTCCGGTGCCGTTACGCCCGACAAGACAGACGCGCTCGCCGGGCTCAACAATGAGGTCGGCATGATCAAGCAGCGCATGATGCCCAAAGGCAGCAGAAACTTTATCCAGATTAATAAGTGGCATGTATGTACTTTCGTGGGTAGTTGGATTATGGCACCTGGGCCATAGGCATACGTGCGAGCAGGATGCTGGCCTTGCGCTGCGCCCCGCGTGCGGCGCGGTGCGTGTCGTAATAGCGTGGGTTTGTCACGATAGCGGCCAGCCATGCCGATTGTTCGGCATTGAGCGCGGACACCGAGGTGGCATAGTAATGCCGCGCAGCTGCCTCAGCACCGAATATACCATCGCCCCACTCGATCACGTTCAGATAAATTTCAAAGATGCGGCGCTTGCTCATCAGTTGCTCGAGCATGAGGGTTATCACTGCCTCCTGCATTTTGCGCAGCATGCTGCGTTCGCCCGACAAAAAAAGGTTCTTGGCCAGTTGCTGGCTGATGGTGGAGCCGCCCGCCACTACCCTCCCCTTCTTCAGGTTTTTTTCATAGGCAGTCTGAATACCCTCCCAGTCAAACCCTTCGTGCTCCAGGAACCGTGCGTCCTCCGCAACAATCAGCGCGCGCTTCAGGTGCGGAGAGATGCGTGCATACGGTACCCAGCGATGCGCCTTGCTACTCGTGCCATCCTGCGCGCGAGCCTCCATAAACGCAGTGGACGCAGGGTTGTGCTCAATCCAGTAACCGATATGGGCGAGTATCCAGACTTGATACAGGAACAACCCCACACACAGCAGCAGCACGCCCCGCCATAGCCAGCGGATGCCCGTTTTTCGCCATGCTCGCACGCGCCGTGGTTTTGTCCGGCAGTACGATTACTTTTTCTTCCGGGGACCCAGGCAGGCATCCGGTGCCTTTTTGCCTGTGAGCAGATAGGCGTACTCAATTTCCTGTAACTTACCGTCACAGTTCTTGTCCAGCGCCTCAAACACGCGCGTCAGTGGCCGCCAAGCCTCCGCCTCCTTGGGGCTGATAAGCTTGTCACGATCGCTGTCCAGATCTGCAAAGGGTGGGGCTGCCAGCACCGGAGCCGCAATGACGAATAAAGCTGCAAAACTGCCGCACAACAGGAATTTTTTCATGGGACCTCCTTGGAACCTATATTGTACGCATACGCCCACCCGACGGGCGACCGTTTTGAAAGTAATGTCATCCGGGCTGCGACCGTGTGGCAGACAGGCTCACGGTAAGCACACCCAGCAGAATAATCACCATGCCCACCAGCTGCGTACCGCCCAGCGTCTCATCCAGCAGCCAGCCCCCCAGCAGCACCGCAACAGCGGGGTTGATATAAGCGTAGGTACCCAGCTGCGCCGGCGTCACGGTGTGCAGCAGCCAGATATAGGCTGCAAACCCCAGACTGCCGAACACGATCAGGTAGCTCAGGGCACCCATGCCGCGCCATGTCCATATCCACGCCTCCTGCTCGCCCAGCAGCCAGCCGATCAGACACAGAAATACCCCGCCGATCAGCATCTGCATAGCGGCGGACATCAGCGGCGGTGTGGTGGGCGCCTGACGCTTGCCGTAAATAGAGCCCACCGACCAGAGCAAGGCCGCAAGCAGAATCAGCAACTGACCACCCAGATGGCTGAATGAAAATGATACATCGTGCGGCAGCAGTAACAGCGCCGCCCCCACAAAACCGACCCCCAGCCCTACGCGTGTGTAGCGGCTCAGCACCTCACCCTTTGCCCCCAGCGTACCAAACGCCGCCAGCCACAAGGCGGTCGTTGCCACCAGCAGTGCCGCCTGATTAGAAGGCACCCACTGTTCACCTGCCACCACCAGGCCGTTACCGCCTGCCAGCAGCAATATCCCCATCACAGCCATCAGCCGCCATTCCCGCCATGTCATGGACAATGTTTGGCCACTCCAGCGCGCAACGGCATACAACAGCACACCGGAAATCACAAACCGCACACCGGCAAACAGCGCGGGTGGCAGGTCATGCACCCCTACTCGAATGGCAAGGTAGGTCGATCCCCACACCAGATACAGCGTCAGAAAGGCCAGTACAATCGTGTACCGCCGATTCGTGTCGTGCATGGAAGGCTATTCAGTAGTTCAGATGGATTGCCGGTGACCACCGGGCTTCCATGACGGCGCAATGACGTTAGGCATGCTGGAGCGCTGCAGCAGGCGTGCAGGTGCCAGGGCAAATTCGCCGTAGCGCTGATTCACCGCATCCATCACGCGATTCACGGCCTGCTCCCTGTGTTGCAGCGTACCAAACAAATCCTGTTGGCCCGCAGGCTGCGGGTCCAGGGCCGTGACCTGCACCTGAAATATCGGCTGCCCGTGCCAGTTGTTTGCCAGCATGTCGCGACACAGCCGATAAATCGCATGCCCGTCGTTGTCGTGACAGGACAGCGCCAGCGTACCCCCCAGCCAGTCATGCGCCATACGCAAGCCGACAAAATAGCGCTGCGCCACCAGCTCATGACGGCGCAGGCGTGCACCGACCTTTTCGCTCATGTGCAGAAAATAGGTCAGCAACATCTCCTCGTTGCGCGTGCCCGGCGGCACCACCTTGCCGTGACCGAGGGATTTCGGGGCTGCGACCTCCGTCATTACCTTGTCCGGGTCCCTGCCCTGGCACATCAGCCACAGGTGACGCCCGAGATTACCGAAGCGCCGCGCCAGCACGCTCACGGGCAACCGTGCGACATCACCGCAGGTATAGGCGCCGTACATGGCAAGGAACGCTGCAACGCCCTTGCCCGCACCGGACAGCACTGTAACCGGCTCGTTGGCCAGACGCGTACGCACCTCCCACGGGGGTATCACGGTCAGGCCATTTGGCTTCACAAGATTGGCAGCATATTTGGCCGTACTCTTGTCACCGCTTACGCCCACGGAGCATGGCAGGCCGCTCACCGCCCGCACCGCGTCCGCCACCCTGCGACCCATCTGTCCCGGTGTGCCATGCAGGCTCTGGCAGTGGGTGACATCGAGAAACGCCTCGTCAACCGAGAACACCTCGACATCCGGGCTGATGTCGTACAGTGCCGTCATAATGGCCGTGGAAATCTGCGCGTAGACCTTGGGCCGCGCGGGACGCTGGATGATGTCCGCGCACAGCGTGCGTGCCTCCTTAAGACGCATACCGGTATACACACCGAACGCGCGT is a window of Gammaproteobacteria bacterium DNA encoding:
- a CDS encoding DNA polymerase IV, producing the protein MNLRVNFWPRAIIHVDMNAFFAAVEQRDFPELYGKPVAVTNGIQGTTIITCSYEARAFGVYTGMRLKEARTLCADIIQRPARPKVYAQISTAIMTALYDISPDVEVFSVDEAFLDVTHCQSLHGTPGQMGRRVADAVRAVSGLPCSVGVSGDKSTAKYAANLVKPNGLTVIPPWEVRTRLANEPVTVLSGAGKGVAAFLAMYGAYTCGDVARLPVSVLARRFGNLGRHLWLMCQGRDPDKVMTEVAAPKSLGHGKVVPPGTRNEEMLLTYFLHMSEKVGARLRRHELVAQRYFVGLRMAHDWLGGTLALSCHDNDGHAIYRLCRDMLANNWHGQPIFQVQVTALDPQPAGQQDLFGTLQHREQAVNRVMDAVNQRYGEFALAPARLLQRSSMPNVIAPSWKPGGHRQSI
- the mtgA gene encoding monofunctional biosynthetic peptidoglycan transglycosylase, with amino-acid sequence MRAWRKTGIRWLWRGVLLLCVGLFLYQVWILAHIGYWIEHNPASTAFMEARAQDGTSSKAHRWVPYARISPHLKRALIVAEDARFLEHEGFDWEGIQTAYEKNLKKGRVVAGGSTISQQLAKNLFLSGERSMLRKMQEAVITLMLEQLMSKRRIFEIYLNVIEWGDGIFGAEAAARHYYATSVSALNAEQSAWLAAIVTNPRYYDTHRAARGAQRKASILLARMPMAQVP
- a CDS encoding EF-hand domain-containing protein: MKKFLLCGSFAALFVIAAPVLAAPPFADLDSDRDKLISPKEAEAWRPLTRVFEALDKNCDGKLQEIEYAYLLTGKKAPDACLGPRKKK
- a CDS encoding EamA family transporter — protein: MHDTNRRYTIVLAFLTLYLVWGSTYLAIRVGVHDLPPALFAGVRFVISGVLLYAVARWSGQTLSMTWREWRLMAVMGILLLAGGNGLVVAGEQWVPSNQAALLVATTALWLAAFGTLGAKGEVLSRYTRVGLGVGFVGAALLLLPHDVSFSFSHLGGQLLILLAALLWSVGSIYGKRQAPTTPPLMSAAMQMLIGGVFLCLIGWLLGEQEAWIWTWRGMGALSYLIVFGSLGFAAYIWLLHTVTPAQLGTYAYINPAVAVLLGGWLLDETLGGTQLVGMVIILLGVLTVSLSATRSQPG